The nucleotide window TGGATTCAAATGCTTCATACTTCCTCCTGGGAAGTCCAAGAATTAAATACGGCATTGTAGGAGCTTAGTCATGAACGAGAGCTCTGTGCAGAAGGCAATGTGACCTTCTCAGCAGTCCTTGTACGCAGTGTTTAGAGGAAGTAGAAATTTATTCCCATTCTTGGGAATAAACATGATGTGAGCAGACAGCTTATGTTTCCCCCACCCTCCAGTTCCCAGGACTGTTAAAGTGTTTTGGATGTAGCACCATTTCAGTGAAGGAAGTAGCTGGCATCGCTTTCTTGCTCCCCAAGAACAAGCCCTAGCCATAGATCTGTTTGAACTGGTAGCACTCGTTGCAGTAGCCGTTGCACTTGGCATTGCCATAGTGATCGCAGGCAGGGGCTCGGCAGCGCTGCTTGGGCGGCTCCTGTGCCGCCGGCTCCCTGGCACTCCCCGGCGGCGCCAGCTGGCCCAGGCGCCGGCACTCCGGGCACAGGTCATCACTTCTGCAGGCCAGGTTGTTTCTACACGAAGCCACAGCACACTGCCTCCTCTGGGTGCTCAGTGCCGCTCGCTGCAcatctctgtgctgccctgttctcttgaaaaacattaaaacacaTTGTCAGTcgctgtgctggcagcacaaaTGGCTTTTCGTTTCCTTTTTGCTCTGCTCGTGGTTTGTATAGGTAACCACTTGGGGATTATTCACAAGCACTTCTACAAAGTGCAATACCAAGAGCCAAGTTGAGTTTTACcaaataaaatcacaaattatgacatttcttaggaaaaaatactggtttttttattatctttggCAACCCTCAATTTTAAAATgaccaaaacaaaccaaattttaaaaagccttgtCTGGAACAAAGACAATCTCTGATGGACTCAATAAAAAATGCAACATGAACCCCTTGACATAGTTGCACAGGTTTAAGGATAAGAAGGAAAATCCCTCTCCAACCAACAAAGCAACCTAGCTGTTGGTCCAATTGCTTTCACCAAAATTGCTGGCAAAATCCCAACTGAGGTAAACCTGAGCATGGCCATGACAACTCTAAACTGAGAATGACTTTTTATGAGCACTGCTcaactgcagcaggaaaaagtaATGATATGCTCTATGCTTGTCTTTCCATGATGGTTAAGATGCAGTCATTTGAGGGCTTTCTAGTATGGATCCCAAGCTGCTCCCGCAAGAGACAAACATGCAGCACTAAACAAGAGGAAGATTTTGAGAAGTTCACACTTACTTCTGGCTGTCTCACCAGCTGTTCTTCTGTCCTTCTGGCTTCTTGGAACCGCTGGTTCTGGGCTATAATGAAGCAGTTCTGGCAGTAGCCCTCGAGCATTGTGCTGCCCAGGGTGCCGCAGTCGCGCCGCTGGCAGGACACAGTGTTACGGAAGGCGGCAGCGGAGCTCCCCGTCTGGTCTGCTGCCGAAGACTTCCTCTGAGATCTCCTCTGGTGGCGCAGCAAAACACTGTCTGTAATGCAAAGCATCAACAGGAGCAGTTTGAATGGGCCCAACAGATCTGATGACCCAAAGCTGCTATAAAAAGCTCCCCaccttaaaaatgaaaattaattaaaaaaggtCAACTAGCCTCAAACATGGGTTTTGAGACCCCTCAGTTGGTACATCTTTCTTATGTTACATAAATAAGGGTGCTAATAAAGCCTGATTTTCATTTAAGTTGTTGAAACAGATGATTTGGGAAAAACTTGCCCTAAGTGGGAAACCTAGATCCCACTGAAGTCAAGATGAATTTCACCTTTGACTTCACTTTGACTATCATCTGTGACCTACCCATTTCAGCCTCCCCCATTTCAGTCACATTAGATAATTGAAGTACAGTGGTACAGAGCTTAAGGGGAAAAAGTGCATTACACTTTTTAGTCTCATGAAGCAATCTTATATATTCCacaatcagaaggaaaaaaaaattcattgtgAGCAATGCTGGAAAATAAGGTATTGCAAGCTAGCCTAGAAGTTCCCTAAACTGAACACATGTGGAAAGCTCAGTGTTGTGAAAGATGTCTCTGCCAACGGCAGGGGGGTtgaattagatgatctttaaaggtcccttccaacccaacctATGCCATGTTTCTTTATTAGTAATGGCAAACTTATCAGCAATAAAATAGTCTGAAGATGTAAGtaataattttctcttaaataagCCCTTCAGGATCTATACCTCAGGGCTCTCACTGTGAAACAGGGCAGTAGCATGAAAGATGAAGATTTCATGCTGTGATTTGTTCACAGACTTTTGCCTTTTAGAAGATCAGTCTTTAAACACACgtgcatgcacacacagggTATTACCAAAGAAGATTTCAAGGCAGAGTATAACAACACACACCAAAGTTACCCCAAAATAGGAGTTAATTATCTACAGTCAACTTCTACATGCTCCACTTGTCAAGGCAACTACAGCAGTTACTCCACAGCATTATACCTGTTACATCCAGAACAGATAAGAGATCTACAGATTCTTCAAGGCTTTTTAAACACCTTGCTAATATAAATGATTTTCAGTACTTTCCATACATTTACATTATTTCCCTCACTGACCTCTACAACTTGTCtagctgtgaagaaaattcaTACCAAAACCATGACTGCAGTGGATGGTGGAGAGGTATGAAAAGCTACCCCCTCCTGAGTTGATTTTGCTTCCATCAAAGTTGAAAGGAAGTTTTACAAGATATTTCACAGATTTCTCACACTGCTGCCATGTGCTCCTTTATGGTATGCTGGTTTTGGCTAGggtaaagttaattttcttgaCAGTGGCTGGTGTAGGTCTGTGTTTTGGATCTGTGCTGAGCACAAGGTTGATAATAttgagatgtttttgttattgctgggcagggcttacacagagccaaagccttttctgcttttcacactgccctgctggcaAGGGTGCATGGGAGGCTGGGAGAAGACacagctgaacacctgcctgcccatggcaagcAAGTaattaattctttgttttgctttgcttgtgtatgcagtttttgcttttcctaatAAACTCTCTTTATCCCAAGCCATGAGTTCTCCAGCTTTTACACTTCCAATTCTCTACCTGAGCCTGCTGGTGAGAGAGTGAGCGAGTGGCTCtctggggcttggctgctggctgggcttaAACCATGACAATGGGATAATAACAGACAGAAAATCACCTTCTCACACTGTTCTCATTATCCCTGCCCTTTTATCACCCAGTACACACAGAACTTCACAGTTCAAGGAAGCTGATCTGCAGCCAAGTGTGTCAAAAGCTCACTCCATCTCCACTTACCATGGTTTTCCCTGTACTCAAAGAAACACAGCGTGCAAAAGCCCTCATTTTGTGGTGTCCCAAAAAACTTGCAACCAGGTTTCCTACAGAGGTTGCCTCCCCTGTTCTCCTCgggaggcagtgctggtggcGGGGGCTCCTTGCCATTGCTGTTGGGAGCCTGATGGCAGGAGTGCTGGTGGAGGATCTGTGAGATCTGGGACGGGTCAGATGTTGATCTCTGGTGGCAGGTGGGCAGGAAAGCGGGACTGCCATTTGGGGACTGCTCTGTAGACCTTTTGAAGCAGGTGCTGCATATACCATTGAAGGTCCTCTTGGCTTTTTGACGGCACATTTTGCACGTGGCATAGTCTAAGTGTCTCTGGTCATCCAAGTTGttgcaggggctgagctgtcTGGAGTTGTAGCAGCGTTCACACAGCCCATTGTGGTGCACATTCAATGTGAAGGGGCAGTCTGGGGTCCTGCACTTCATGGCTGTGGTTTCACTGTACAGGAAAAGGCTCGGAGCGGTCGGAGGTGCAGAGCGAGGCTCTGTGACAGGACCTTCAGATGTCCAACCCCCAGGTTCACAAATATCCCCACGGGAGGAGCCTGACCCAGCTGCCTTCAGCTTCTCAGGTGCTGCTTTGGAGGGctgctttcttcctttgcttcctTGGGACCTCTGCTCAAAGCATTCGTGGCAATAGGGCTGGGTGTTCACAGACATGTAGAAAGGGCAATTTGGCGTTTCACATTTCATCTGTaagagggagagctgggaaagtgACAGCTCCTGTCTGTTCCTGGAACATGTCTCTCTTCTACCAGGTTCAGCATTCTCCTGCCACTTCTTGTACTCATGCTGTACCAGTTGAAAGTAATCTTCCACGAGGTTTATTTCTTTGGGTAGGTTGCCTTCATCTAACCTGACAGCCAAAAAAGGAAGATTGCATCAGTGGTTGAAAAGAACAGATGGTGGGGGTGGAAGCAAATACAAGCAATGTGGGAAGGAAATGTAGATTTAAAGCACATCCATATTACTCAGACAAGAAGATCTGGGATGTTATGCTATTGGtgtaaatggaaataattttaaaagcaggtGTTCAGTGATGGAGACTTTCACATCTGAAATAAATGTCCTGACACATTGCTAAACACCTTTATTAGGTGAGGGTTTTCTGTCTCAGAGCTGTTTGCACAAAGAATATGGGTAATCTCACAGAAGCAGAAAGTTCCCTAAATGGTAAATTTCTCTGAGGACCAGTGCTCAACTGAGCAGACTTAGAGTAGAAGACCTCTTTCTTCACCAACCCACACTAAGAACAAGCCTTCCTACAGTGGGCTCAGCATTTCATGATAGAGCTTATCATGAAATCTGCTCCTGGTTCTGCCCTGTTGGATTTGTATCTACCAGCAGAATTCTTCTAACAAACGGTGGGGCTTCAGCGTGGTGCATGCAGTGCTAGCATCCATCACACCATCCTTactctgcctccagctgcaaGGAAAACCCTACACTGGAGATTCCATGCCACAGTTGATAGGATGAGGAGCTAACAACTTCTGGCAATTCTCCAGAACATATCTGGGAAGAGCAACTAGGGAAGCCCAAGTGCTACCCATTACATGTGCATATATCCTTCAGGTAGAAGGATTTCAGTTTTCAAGGTCTTTACACCTGAACCAGCCAACAGCACAGACTCCTGTCCCTGAGGATACAGGGAGTTACTTCCCTCCGTCAGTTCTGAGGGGACTGGCTGGGCATCACTGCCAGTGTCCACTGAATATGAGAAGCTGATGGGTGttgccagctgctccctgcatgtTACTGATGCTCAGCCATCAGGGGGATAAGCAGAGACGCTGGTTCCTCCACTGGCCACAGCTTCCTGCCTACTGCCACACGAACAGCCCAGGCTATTGAGGCGTCTGTGCTCAGAACATACTGCCAAGTACTTTCCCCAGGGCAGCCAAAATCACACCAACTGCCCATTATGTGCCCTTACACAAAGCACAAGAGCTTGGGCTAACTAGTTCCTGCATTCAACTACTTTTCAGCCACCCTCCTCTGCAATCCAAAAGTCAGTGAAACTGATCAAATggattttttcttctaaaatgctAGTTTCAGTTTGCTAAGTATGAACACATTTTTACCTTTAAATCTGAGACTGGCCTCAGCTCATACTACTTCAAAACATATCAACAGTAATGCAAATGTTTAGTATTTAAAGTAGTAACCACACGGGACACctaggaaggaaggaaagaccAAAAGAACACACTGGGCTGCCCAGCTTGTCTCACCTCTGTAAACAAGATAACTTTGAGGAAACAGGAATGACACTCACTTTGCAGCATTAATTAGATGAGTTGTACCATGATCCCAGCCTTGCACTGGAATTTCTATCACTATCAAGTACTCTTTTAGCAGCtgctctttttccctctcttctgcATCTGTCAGAAAGTGCACATTCAAATCCTCAAATCGGCCTTGTTCACTGGTGACCAGAGGGACAGCCCGGATTTCTGTGGGGAAACAAGATGGATTAACCATAAAATGCAACACATGGAGGTATCACCACTAAATTTTTGAGAGAGGGGAAAATAGCTGGGCAGAGTGATCAGTTTCTATATGGAATCACTGAAGGCAGTCGCAGACACAGCTACATCACAAACTTAGCCCCATCCCACAGTAGTTTTAATGTCCCCATAAGCAAGTATCTTCTCCACATGAACAGGATTGTAGGGCCTTGTTTGTTATGCCTTTTGGTGGGATGATGCTGTAACCTGAACCTAGAGAACTGCTGTCCACTCAGAAGAGATGCATCAAAACTGGTAAAGCATATATTTCATTATTCCTGCCA belongs to Oenanthe melanoleuca isolate GR-GAL-2019-014 chromosome 3, OMel1.0, whole genome shotgun sequence and includes:
- the TNFAIP3 gene encoding tumor necrosis factor alpha-induced protein 3, which encodes MSSRNMAGQHILPQALYQSNMLKAMKIRERTPEDLVKPPSGIIHHFRTMHRYTIEMFRMCQFCPQFRETLQKSLTDQATQASLERQRKLNWCREVRRLVPLKTNGDGNCLMHAASQYMWGIEDIDLVLRKTLFSALRETDTQNFKLRWQREAVKSQEFVETGLRYDTRNWEEEWEYLIEMTSPEISGARNRLPYNALEEIHIFILANILRRPVIVLADKVVRSLESGSSFAPLNVGGVYLPLLWPAEECYRYPIVLGYDNMHFTPLVTLKDSGPEIRAVPLVTSEQGRFEDLNVHFLTDAEEREKEQLLKEYLIVIEIPVQGWDHGTTHLINAAKLDEGNLPKEINLVEDYFQLVQHEYKKWQENAEPGRRETCSRNRQELSLSQLSLLQMKCETPNCPFYMSVNTQPYCHECFEQRSQGSKGRKQPSKAAPEKLKAAGSGSSRGDICEPGGWTSEGPVTEPRSAPPTAPSLFLYSETTAMKCRTPDCPFTLNVHHNGLCERCYNSRQLSPCNNLDDQRHLDYATCKMCRQKAKRTFNGICSTCFKRSTEQSPNGSPAFLPTCHQRSTSDPSQISQILHQHSCHQAPNSNGKEPPPPALPPEENRGGNLCRKPGCKFFGTPQNEGFCTLCFFEYRENHDSVLLRHQRRSQRKSSAADQTGSSAAAFRNTVSCQRRDCGTLGSTMLEGYCQNCFIIAQNQRFQEARRTEEQLVRQPERTGQHRDVQRAALSTQRRQCAVASCRNNLACRSDDLCPECRRLGQLAPPGSAREPAAQEPPKQRCRAPACDHYGNAKCNGYCNECYQFKQIYG